The Natrinema salaciae genome contains a region encoding:
- a CDS encoding XapX domain-containing protein: MSTQITVLALLTGLVTGALFRFLNVPIPAPPELPGIMGIVGIYVGYKLIEHFDVGVDLLEILGV, from the coding sequence ATGTCGACGCAAATCACCGTCCTCGCACTGTTGACCGGATTAGTGACCGGTGCGCTGTTTCGCTTTCTCAACGTTCCGATCCCCGCTCCGCCGGAGCTTCCCGGCATCATGGGGATCGTCGGGATCTACGTCGGCTACAAGCTGATCGAGCACTTCGACGTCGGCGTGGACCTGCTCGAGATACTCGGGGTTTGA
- a CDS encoding succinate dehydrogenase/fumarate reductase iron-sulfur subunit, translating to MSTQQAEPETQEAPEDPEMKGAESPQERRLKEKDDGMVDERSEKKAELEGETVHIKVFRYDPEVEGKQEPRFDDFHVPFKKGMTVLDAVMYARDEYDSSLTFRHSCRQAVCGSDAFFVNGRQRLGCKTQISELQQPVRIEPLPHQEVVKDLVVDMDHFYDQMHTVEPYFQDEDTPDVSDLEEQRQSPENREKIKMSSRCIWCGACMSSCNIAAGDNEYLGPAAINKAYKFAMDDREDEQIKEHRLRILEQEHGVWRCQTQFSCTEVCPKDIPLTEHIQELKREAVKKNLKFW from the coding sequence ATGAGTACGCAACAAGCCGAACCCGAGACGCAGGAAGCACCGGAAGATCCGGAGATGAAGGGCGCGGAGTCGCCACAGGAGCGGCGACTCAAGGAGAAAGACGACGGGATGGTCGACGAACGCTCCGAGAAGAAGGCCGAACTCGAGGGGGAGACGGTCCACATCAAGGTGTTCCGCTACGACCCCGAAGTCGAGGGGAAGCAGGAACCCCGCTTCGACGACTTCCACGTCCCCTTCAAGAAGGGGATGACCGTCCTCGACGCGGTCATGTACGCCCGCGACGAGTACGATTCGTCGCTGACGTTCCGTCACTCCTGTCGGCAGGCCGTCTGCGGTTCCGACGCGTTCTTCGTCAACGGACGACAGCGACTCGGCTGCAAGACCCAGATTTCGGAGCTCCAGCAGCCGGTCCGCATCGAGCCCCTGCCCCACCAGGAAGTCGTCAAGGACCTGGTCGTCGACATGGACCACTTCTACGACCAGATGCACACGGTCGAACCCTACTTCCAGGACGAGGACACGCCCGACGTGAGCGACCTGGAGGAGCAGCGCCAGAGCCCCGAGAACCGCGAGAAGATCAAGATGTCCTCGCGGTGTATCTGGTGTGGCGCGTGTATGTCCTCGTGTAACATCGCGGCCGGCGACAACGAGTATCTGGGCCCCGCGGCGATCAACAAGGCCTACAAGTTCGCGATGGACGACCGCGAGGACGAGCAGATCAAAGAGCACCGACTCCGCATTCTCGAGCAGGAACACGGCGTCTGGCGGTGTCAGACCCAGTTCTCCTGTACCGAGGTGTGCCCGAAAGACATTCCGCTCACCGAGCACATTCAGGAGCTCAAGCGGGAAGCAGTCAAGAAGAACCTGAAATTCTGGTAA
- a CDS encoding FAD-binding protein, which produces MYEHDVIVVGAGGAGLRAAIAAHEAGADVAIVSKLHPVRSHTGAAEGGINAALQEGDDWELHAYDTMKGSDYLGDAPAVETLAKNAPDETITLEHWGMPFSREEDGRVSQRPFGGLSYPRTTYAGAETGHHLLHTMYEQVVKRGIQVYDEWYVMNLATTDEPDPNDRECHGVVAYDVQSGKIEGFKANGGVVLATGGPGQAFDHTTNAVSCTGDGHAMAYRAGAPLEDMEFIQFHPTSLPSTGVLISEGVRGEGGILYNSEGERFMFEHGYANNSGELASRDVVARAELTEVNEGRGVEDEYVHLDMRHLGEERIMDRLENILHLAEDFEGVDGLVEPMPVKPGQHYAMGGIEVDENGQTCVNGLYAAGECACVSVHGGNRLGGNALPELIVFGKRAGRHAAGDDLGEPEIRTGYGDDVEDETETELPVAPGVAGLDTTGGVAADGGVTADAEGILERTVETARQRVDRLMDKDDGVQHAEIRAKLQQAMTDYVNVFRTGEGVRKSLEIIRECRQEYQDVYVDDPSRTFNTDLQQTIETRNLIDVAETIALGALVRNEFRGAHWRQENQIRDDENWLKHTLISWDDGEPSIFYRPVILEGENKTYEPKERSY; this is translated from the coding sequence ATGTACGAACACGACGTTATCGTGGTCGGCGCCGGCGGCGCCGGCCTCCGGGCCGCGATCGCAGCGCACGAAGCAGGAGCGGACGTGGCGATCGTCTCGAAGCTCCACCCCGTCCGCAGCCACACTGGCGCGGCGGAAGGCGGCATCAACGCCGCCCTCCAGGAGGGTGACGACTGGGAACTCCACGCCTACGACACGATGAAGGGGTCGGACTACCTCGGCGACGCGCCGGCGGTCGAGACCCTCGCCAAGAACGCCCCCGATGAGACGATCACCCTGGAACACTGGGGGATGCCGTTCTCCCGCGAGGAGGACGGGCGGGTCTCCCAGCGGCCGTTCGGCGGGCTCTCGTACCCGCGGACCACCTACGCCGGTGCGGAGACGGGCCACCACCTGCTGCACACGATGTACGAGCAGGTCGTCAAGCGCGGTATCCAGGTCTACGACGAGTGGTACGTGATGAACCTCGCGACCACCGACGAGCCCGATCCGAACGATCGGGAGTGTCACGGCGTCGTCGCCTACGACGTCCAGTCCGGCAAGATCGAGGGCTTCAAGGCCAACGGCGGTGTCGTCCTCGCGACCGGCGGCCCCGGCCAGGCCTTCGATCACACCACGAACGCCGTCTCCTGTACCGGCGACGGCCACGCGATGGCCTACCGTGCCGGCGCGCCGCTCGAGGACATGGAGTTCATCCAGTTCCACCCCACCTCGCTGCCGTCGACGGGCGTTCTCATCTCCGAGGGGGTCCGCGGCGAAGGCGGCATCCTCTACAACAGCGAGGGCGAGCGGTTCATGTTCGAGCACGGCTACGCGAACAACTCCGGCGAACTCGCCTCGCGGGACGTCGTCGCCCGCGCCGAACTCACCGAAGTCAACGAGGGACGGGGCGTCGAGGACGAGTACGTCCACCTCGACATGCGCCATCTCGGCGAGGAGCGCATCATGGACCGCCTCGAGAACATCCTCCACCTCGCGGAGGACTTCGAGGGCGTCGACGGGCTCGTCGAGCCGATGCCGGTCAAGCCCGGGCAGCACTACGCGATGGGCGGGATCGAGGTCGACGAGAACGGACAGACCTGCGTCAACGGCCTCTACGCCGCCGGCGAGTGCGCCTGCGTCTCCGTCCACGGCGGCAACCGCCTCGGCGGAAACGCCCTGCCTGAACTGATCGTCTTCGGGAAGCGCGCCGGACGCCACGCCGCCGGGGACGACCTCGGCGAGCCCGAGATCCGGACCGGCTACGGCGACGACGTCGAGGACGAGACCGAGACCGAACTCCCGGTTGCGCCGGGGGTGGCGGGACTCGACACCACCGGCGGCGTCGCCGCCGACGGTGGGGTTACCGCCGACGCAGAGGGAATCCTCGAGCGAACCGTCGAAACCGCACGCCAGCGCGTCGACCGCCTGATGGACAAAGACGACGGCGTCCAGCACGCCGAGATCCGCGCGAAGCTCCAGCAGGCGATGACCGACTACGTCAACGTCTTCCGGACCGGGGAGGGCGTCAGGAAGTCCCTCGAGATCATCCGCGAGTGCCGCCAAGAGTACCAGGACGTCTACGTCGACGACCCGTCGCGGACGTTCAACACCGATCTCCAGCAGACGATCGAGACGCGGAACCTGATCGACGTCGCCGAGACGATCGCGCTGGGCGCGCTCGTGCGAAACGAGTTCCGCGGTGCCCACTGGCGACAGGAGAATCAGATCCGCGACGACGAGAACTGGCTCAAGCACACGCTCATCTCGTGGGACGACGGCGAACCGTCGATCTTCTACCGGCCGGTCATCCTCGAGGGCGAGAACAAGACCTACGAGCCCAAAGAGCGCAGTTACTGA
- a CDS encoding RimK family alpha-L-glutamate ligase: MVGADPVTVGVLSLHTSKETKAILNAVEDLGHDTEWLRAENTSISVSDGSPVLEPDVDVIANRMLLSNTEQPAEELGLANTFSQLVPTLNEPSAVLTAIHKLSTAAALSGNDVRTPDVTLALSGDRLRAARERYGEEAVYKTAIGTHGGGTWKVGPDDPINAKVGNRYAFLQELVDQEDVRHRDLRVYVVGGDVVAAMYRYAPDNDWRTNVALGGSVEDATGDLPDEARKMAQRAADVVDLDYAGVDLVEGDEGWFVLEVNPTAGFKGLYQATQVSPAPYIAKLAIERAGGEVDDDRVRDLSNVLDDSRPSAQPAETVAKDTESAVIGYTEEVVLSGTSGSKSVLAKSDTGATRTSIDTSLAADIGAGPIKSITRIRSGSSKQSKSRPVVDVVVGVGGNQHTVTASVEDRSHMDYPVLLGRDILENYQVDVSRRIDSDAADTPEEEE, translated from the coding sequence ATGGTCGGTGCCGATCCCGTGACTGTCGGGGTATTGAGTCTTCATACGAGCAAGGAAACCAAGGCGATTCTCAACGCCGTCGAGGATCTCGGACACGATACCGAGTGGCTTCGCGCCGAGAACACGTCGATCAGCGTCAGCGACGGGAGTCCCGTTCTCGAGCCCGACGTCGACGTGATCGCGAACCGAATGCTGCTGTCGAACACCGAACAGCCGGCCGAGGAGCTCGGGCTCGCAAACACGTTCTCCCAGCTGGTGCCGACGCTCAACGAACCCAGTGCGGTGTTGACCGCGATCCACAAGCTGTCGACGGCGGCCGCGCTCTCGGGGAACGACGTCCGAACGCCCGACGTCACGCTCGCGCTCAGCGGCGACCGATTGCGGGCCGCGCGGGAACGATACGGCGAGGAAGCGGTGTACAAGACCGCGATCGGGACCCACGGAGGCGGAACCTGGAAAGTCGGGCCCGACGATCCGATCAACGCGAAGGTCGGCAACCGCTACGCCTTCCTGCAGGAACTCGTCGATCAGGAGGACGTTCGACACCGCGATCTCCGGGTCTACGTCGTCGGCGGCGACGTCGTCGCCGCGATGTACCGCTACGCGCCGGACAACGACTGGCGGACCAACGTCGCGCTCGGCGGGTCCGTCGAGGACGCGACCGGGGATCTCCCCGACGAAGCCCGCAAGATGGCCCAGCGCGCGGCCGACGTGGTCGACCTCGATTACGCCGGCGTCGACCTCGTCGAGGGCGACGAGGGCTGGTTCGTCCTCGAGGTCAACCCGACGGCGGGGTTCAAGGGGCTCTATCAGGCCACGCAGGTGAGCCCGGCACCGTACATCGCGAAGCTGGCGATCGAGCGCGCTGGCGGCGAGGTCGACGACGACCGCGTTCGGGATCTCTCGAACGTCCTCGACGACTCGCGGCCGAGCGCTCAGCCCGCGGAGACGGTGGCGAAGGACACGGAGTCGGCGGTGATCGGGTACACCGAGGAGGTCGTCCTCTCGGGGACCAGCGGCTCGAAATCGGTGCTCGCGAAGTCGGACACGGGTGCGACCCGGACGAGCATCGACACCAGTCTCGCCGCGGACATCGGTGCCGGTCCGATCAAGTCCATCACCCGCATCCGGTCGGGCAGCAGCAAACAGTCCAAGAGCCGTCCCGTGGTCGACGTCGTCGTCGGCGTCGGCGGCAACCAGCACACCGTGACGGCGAGCGTCGAGGACCGCAGCCACATGGACTACCCCGTCCTGCTCGGCCGAGACATCCTCGAGAACTACCAGGTCGACGTGAGCCGTCGCATCGACAGCGATGCCGCCGATACGCCCGAAGAAGAGGAGTAA
- a CDS encoding succinate dehydrogenase hydrophobic membrane anchor subunit — protein MAERYSSFTPGGTGWFLQRITAAFLVVVLAFHFFLLHFYNHAYEVTFMGTQARMENIGYFLTMVLFLITATFHGVNGVYNALVNQGLEGTQKKAVLAVLVIAGLALIAQGTYVALAMRGMI, from the coding sequence ATGGCGGAGCGATACTCCTCGTTTACCCCCGGCGGTACCGGCTGGTTCCTCCAGCGAATCACGGCAGCGTTTCTGGTCGTCGTTCTTGCCTTCCACTTCTTCCTCCTGCACTTCTACAACCACGCGTACGAGGTAACCTTCATGGGCACTCAAGCCCGAATGGAGAACATCGGGTACTTCCTCACGATGGTCCTGTTCCTGATCACGGCCACGTTCCACGGCGTCAACGGCGTCTACAACGCGCTGGTCAATCAGGGCCTCGAGGGAACCCAGAAGAAGGCCGTCCTGGCGGTGCTGGTCATCGCCGGCCTCGCACTCATCGCACAGGGCACCTACGTCGCACTCGCGATGCGGGGGATGATCTAA
- a CDS encoding flippase has translation MNREDHIVDGFKATLVARAIYMLSSALLMFVLARYLLDPDGYGALYWAIGVLTIVQLFADLGLSRSVARYISEYRETDPGQVPHLLKTTVTAKIVLIAFVGYVLVVFHERIALALGEPGAVPFLAAGALYLAVFSMSTFSQVALQGFNHLGYSAIVQAVSGAGRLLFSVAFVLAGLGALGAFFGYIVGYAIAAAIGIGILYYGFFRRYEAAEEYEDGLSRRLLEYSVPLTATQSANVIDKQIDIVLVGLFLNPAAVAFYTLSKQITDFVLAPAESLGFTISPNFGEQKAAGQLEEARRIYQTSLTNILLLYVPAAAGLAIVAGPFLTMVFGSDYAAAVPVLQVLAGFVVLQAITNLTSDSLDYLGRARERAIAKGGTAIANFGLNILLIPTIGVVGAAIATVATHSVYVAVNLYVVHSELGLNLARLGRTTGLICGITGVMAVAVLLVTPLVSSLLMLVGAIAVGAITWAVLVVLSGLVDPGQVRSVIG, from the coding sequence ATGAACAGGGAGGACCACATCGTCGACGGCTTCAAGGCAACGCTCGTCGCGCGCGCGATTTACATGCTCTCGAGCGCGCTGTTAATGTTCGTTCTGGCGCGGTACCTGCTCGATCCCGACGGGTACGGCGCGCTGTACTGGGCAATCGGGGTGTTGACGATCGTCCAGCTGTTCGCGGACCTCGGCCTGTCGCGGTCCGTCGCGCGGTACATCTCCGAGTACCGCGAGACTGATCCCGGACAGGTGCCCCACCTCCTCAAGACGACGGTCACGGCCAAAATCGTCCTGATCGCGTTCGTCGGGTACGTGCTGGTCGTCTTTCACGAGCGGATCGCACTCGCGCTCGGTGAGCCGGGCGCGGTACCGTTTCTCGCGGCGGGTGCCCTCTACCTCGCCGTCTTCTCCATGAGCACCTTCTCCCAGGTGGCGCTGCAGGGGTTCAACCACCTCGGGTACAGCGCGATCGTCCAGGCCGTCAGCGGGGCCGGGCGACTGCTCTTCTCCGTGGCGTTCGTCCTGGCCGGACTGGGGGCGCTCGGCGCGTTCTTCGGGTACATCGTCGGCTACGCGATCGCCGCAGCCATCGGGATCGGAATCCTCTACTACGGCTTCTTCAGGCGGTACGAGGCCGCGGAGGAGTACGAGGACGGCCTCTCGCGCAGACTGCTCGAGTACAGCGTCCCGCTGACGGCGACCCAGAGCGCGAACGTCATCGACAAGCAGATCGACATCGTGCTGGTCGGGCTCTTCCTCAACCCCGCAGCGGTCGCGTTCTACACGCTTTCGAAACAGATTACCGACTTCGTGCTCGCACCCGCCGAGTCGCTCGGGTTTACCATCTCGCCGAACTTCGGCGAACAGAAGGCCGCCGGCCAGCTCGAGGAGGCGAGACGGATCTACCAGACGTCACTGACGAACATCCTGTTGCTCTACGTTCCGGCCGCCGCCGGCCTCGCGATCGTCGCCGGCCCGTTCCTGACGATGGTATTCGGGAGCGACTACGCGGCCGCGGTCCCCGTCTTGCAGGTCCTCGCCGGCTTCGTCGTGTTGCAGGCGATCACGAACCTCACCAGCGACAGCCTCGACTACCTCGGCCGCGCTCGAGAACGGGCCATCGCGAAAGGCGGGACGGCCATCGCCAACTTCGGGCTGAACATCCTGCTGATCCCGACGATCGGGGTCGTCGGGGCCGCCATCGCGACGGTCGCGACCCACTCGGTGTACGTCGCGGTGAACCTCTACGTCGTCCACAGCGAACTGGGTCTGAACCTCGCGCGGCTCGGCCGGACGACGGGACTCATCTGCGGGATCACGGGCGTGATGGCGGTGGCGGTGTTGCTGGTCACGCCGCTTGTCTCGAGTCTGCTCATGCTGGTCGGCGCGATCGCCGTCGGGGCGATCACCTGGGCCGTGCTCGTGGTGCTGAGCGGGCTGGTCGATCCGGGGCAGGTGCGATCGGTCATCGGCTGA
- the katG gene encoding catalase/peroxidase HPI: MTGSTHDWWPNRLNLKPLDQNARRSDPMGEEFDYAEAFEDLDFEAVKADIEDVMTTSQEWWPADYGHYGPLFIRMAWHSAGTYRTSDGRGGASGGTQRFAPLNSWPDNANLDKARRLLWPVKQKYGRNLSWADLIVLAGNVALESMGFETYGFAGGREDAYEPDEAVDWGPETEWEASDRFDDEDTLQERLGATVMGLIYVNPEGPNGEPDPEWSAERIRESFGRMAMNDEETAALIAGGHTFGKVHGADDPDEHVGPEPEAAPIDQQGLGWESSHGSGNGADTITSGIEGPWNATPTMWDTSYIDNLLDYKWWPEKGPGGAWQWTTQNGELDGTAPGTEDPSEKEDVMMLTTDVALKRDPDYREILERFQENPREFQETFAKAWYKLIHRDMGPPERFLGPEVPDEEMLWQDPTPDVDHELIEDDEIAELKAEILESDLSIAQLVKTAWASASTYRDSDKRGGANGARIRLEPQKNWEVNEPEQLETVLSTLEAIQADFNSSRSDGKRVSLADLIVLGGSAAVEKAAADAGYDVTVPFEPGRTDASQEQTDVESFEALEPNADGFRNYLGDEHDRSAEELLVDKADLLNLTADEMTVLVGGMRALNANYKGSELGVFTDQPETLTNDFFVTLLDMDYEWEAAADAQDIVAWEAPSDAHDIYELRDRETGELEWTGTRVDLIFGSNSRLRAIAEVYGADDAEEQFVRDFVDAWSKVMTLDRFDLE, translated from the coding sequence ATGACCGGATCTACCCACGACTGGTGGCCGAATCGGTTGAACTTGAAGCCGCTCGATCAGAACGCTCGCCGGAGCGATCCGATGGGCGAGGAGTTCGACTACGCCGAGGCGTTCGAGGACCTCGACTTCGAAGCCGTGAAAGCGGACATCGAAGACGTGATGACGACGTCACAGGAGTGGTGGCCGGCTGACTACGGTCACTACGGGCCGCTTTTCATTCGGATGGCGTGGCACAGCGCCGGCACGTACCGCACCAGCGACGGCCGCGGCGGCGCGTCCGGCGGCACACAACGGTTCGCGCCCCTCAACAGTTGGCCCGACAACGCGAACCTCGACAAGGCGCGCCGGCTGCTCTGGCCGGTCAAGCAGAAGTACGGCCGCAACCTCTCGTGGGCCGACCTGATCGTCCTGGCCGGGAACGTCGCCCTCGAGTCGATGGGATTCGAGACGTACGGCTTCGCCGGCGGGCGCGAGGACGCCTACGAGCCGGACGAGGCCGTCGACTGGGGTCCCGAGACCGAGTGGGAAGCCTCCGACCGCTTCGACGACGAGGATACCCTCCAGGAACGGCTCGGCGCTACGGTGATGGGGCTCATCTACGTGAATCCGGAGGGCCCGAACGGTGAGCCCGATCCGGAGTGGTCGGCGGAACGAATTCGAGAGTCGTTCGGCCGGATGGCGATGAACGACGAGGAGACGGCCGCGCTCATCGCGGGTGGACACACGTTCGGGAAAGTCCACGGTGCCGACGACCCCGACGAGCACGTCGGCCCCGAGCCCGAGGCTGCCCCCATCGACCAGCAAGGGCTCGGCTGGGAGAGCAGCCACGGCTCCGGCAACGGGGCCGACACGATCACCAGCGGAATCGAGGGGCCGTGGAACGCCACGCCGACCATGTGGGACACCAGCTACATCGACAACCTGCTCGACTACAAGTGGTGGCCCGAAAAGGGCCCCGGCGGTGCGTGGCAGTGGACCACGCAGAACGGCGAACTCGACGGTACCGCACCGGGCACCGAGGACCCGTCGGAGAAGGAAGACGTGATGATGTTGACGACGGACGTCGCCCTGAAGCGCGATCCGGACTACCGGGAGATCCTCGAGCGCTTCCAGGAGAACCCGAGGGAGTTCCAGGAAACGTTCGCGAAGGCGTGGTACAAGCTGATCCACCGCGACATGGGCCCGCCGGAGCGCTTCCTCGGTCCGGAGGTTCCGGACGAGGAGATGCTGTGGCAGGACCCCACCCCCGACGTCGACCACGAACTGATCGAGGACGACGAGATCGCCGAACTCAAAGCGGAGATCCTCGAGTCGGATCTGTCCATCGCCCAGCTGGTCAAGACCGCCTGGGCATCGGCATCGACGTACCGCGACAGCGACAAGCGCGGCGGAGCGAACGGGGCCCGCATTCGCCTCGAACCGCAGAAGAACTGGGAGGTGAACGAGCCGGAGCAGCTGGAGACGGTGCTTTCGACCCTCGAAGCGATTCAGGCGGACTTCAACAGCTCGCGATCCGACGGGAAACGGGTCTCGCTGGCCGACCTGATCGTGCTGGGCGGTTCCGCAGCCGTCGAGAAGGCCGCGGCGGACGCCGGATACGACGTGACGGTCCCGTTCGAACCGGGCCGTACCGACGCCTCGCAGGAACAAACCGACGTCGAGTCCTTCGAGGCGCTCGAGCCGAACGCCGACGGCTTCCGTAACTACCTCGGTGACGAGCACGACCGTTCGGCGGAGGAGTTGCTGGTCGACAAGGCCGACCTCCTGAATCTGACGGCCGACGAGATGACGGTTCTGGTCGGCGGCATGCGCGCGCTGAACGCGAACTACAAGGGGTCCGAACTCGGCGTCTTCACCGACCAGCCGGAGACGTTGACCAACGATTTCTTCGTGACTCTGCTCGACATGGACTACGAGTGGGAAGCGGCCGCGGACGCCCAGGACATCGTGGCGTGGGAAGCGCCTTCTGACGCCCACGACATTTACGAGTTGCGCGACCGTGAAACGGGCGAACTCGAGTGGACGGGGACCCGCGTGGATCTCATCTTCGGGTCGAACTCCCGGCTTCGCGCCATCGCGGAGGTCTACGGCGCCGACGACGCTGAGGAGCAGTTCGTGCGTGACTTCGTGGACGCGTGGAGCAAAGTGATGACGCTCGATCGCTTCGATCTCGAGTAA
- the sdhC gene encoding succinate dehydrogenase, cytochrome b556 subunit has protein sequence MSQSYNRGLVEDFGRWKEFSAGMWAWIFHKFTGWMLIGYLFTHIAVLSTSIGGAQGDTTMVDGEAVNVYTATLQGLEGLFLVRLLEVGLLAVAVFHILNGLRLLMVDLGVGLEAQDKSFYASLILTGAITVASVPTFLTGVGI, from the coding sequence ATGAGTCAGTCTTACAATCGCGGTCTCGTCGAGGACTTCGGTCGGTGGAAGGAGTTCTCGGCCGGCATGTGGGCGTGGATCTTCCACAAGTTCACCGGGTGGATGCTGATCGGCTACCTGTTTACCCACATCGCCGTGCTGAGTACCTCTATCGGCGGTGCACAGGGCGATACGACGATGGTCGACGGAGAGGCAGTCAACGTCTACACGGCGACGCTGCAGGGGCTCGAGGGCCTGTTCCTCGTTCGCCTGCTCGAGGTCGGCCTGCTCGCGGTGGCCGTCTTCCACATTCTGAACGGTCTCCGCCTGCTGATGGTCGATCTGGGCGTCGGCCTCGAGGCACAGGACAAGAGTTTCTACGCCTCGCTGATCCTGACGGGCGCGATCACCGTCGCCAGCGTCCCGACCTTCCTGACGGGGGTGGGGATCTGA
- a CDS encoding GNAT family N-acetyltransferase translates to MEIREATDSDADAIRSIAHDSLNSSYTSFLDEETIDEAIEQWYGESFADELADDRTRFLVVERDGEIAGFSQSELVGQQANTGRLLWLHVDPDHRGDATGVRLLVRTREALLQAGADAIQCFVLADNEGGNEFYRAHGFEQAGQRDVEIGDETFTENIYVESDLEDDGEWGAIDELTVDGETIYVSYGEAARGTRAPFYTAYRSEDRRDRYAWFCGNCDSIDNAMDAMGRIECNNCGNRRKATRWDASYL, encoded by the coding sequence ATGGAAATTCGAGAGGCAACCGACTCGGACGCCGACGCGATTCGATCGATCGCACACGACTCGTTGAACTCCTCCTACACGTCGTTCCTCGACGAGGAGACCATCGACGAGGCGATCGAGCAGTGGTACGGCGAGTCGTTCGCCGACGAGCTCGCGGACGATCGGACGCGCTTCCTGGTCGTCGAGCGCGACGGCGAGATCGCAGGGTTCTCCCAGAGCGAACTGGTCGGCCAGCAGGCCAACACCGGCCGCCTCCTCTGGCTCCACGTCGATCCTGATCACCGCGGCGACGCGACAGGCGTGCGGCTCCTGGTCCGTACCCGCGAAGCGTTACTCCAGGCGGGCGCGGACGCGATCCAGTGTTTCGTGCTCGCGGACAACGAGGGAGGCAACGAGTTCTACCGGGCGCACGGGTTCGAGCAGGCTGGCCAGCGCGACGTCGAGATCGGCGACGAGACGTTCACCGAGAACATCTACGTCGAGAGTGACCTCGAGGACGACGGCGAGTGGGGGGCGATCGACGAACTCACCGTCGACGGGGAGACGATCTACGTGAGTTACGGCGAGGCCGCCCGCGGCACGCGAGCGCCGTTTTACACGGCCTACCGGAGCGAGGATCGGCGCGATCGGTACGCTTGGTTCTGCGGAAACTGTGATTCGATCGACAACGCGATGGACGCGATGGGGCGGATCGAGTGTAACAACTGCGGTAACCGCCGGAAGGCGACCCGGTGGGACGCCTCGTACCTCTAG
- a CDS encoding succinylglutamate desuccinylase/aspartoacylase family protein — protein MSDDATTTSEPPDGADATAEAFTYNGGRVDPGESANIRYGISETYLGDPVRIPVTVINGEQPGPTVFLSAAAHGDELNGIEVVREVAHDWDHSVLHGTLVCLPVMNVPGFLAQERYLPIYDRDLNRSFPGREGSTSARRMAHRIYTNFIEPCDLGLDFHTSTRGRTNMLHVRANMERPNVARLANAFSSNVIIAGEGPSGTLRREATEDGIPTITIEMGEAHRFQRRLIDRALTGVASVLAEYGCHRESSVHWPGWRTIIDDDNEKTWLRADAGGIVDMKRGRGALVEEGEVICTITNPFKEEEDIVTVEAPFTGLIVGVLENPVVYPGNPLCHLVGLSPDTLTALERERTTESSRSELRQND, from the coding sequence ATGAGCGACGACGCGACGACGACGAGCGAACCGCCCGACGGGGCCGATGCGACCGCCGAGGCGTTTACCTATAACGGCGGCCGGGTCGATCCCGGCGAGTCGGCGAACATTCGGTACGGGATCAGCGAAACGTACCTCGGCGACCCCGTCAGGATTCCAGTGACGGTGATCAACGGCGAACAGCCGGGGCCGACGGTCTTCCTCTCGGCGGCCGCACACGGCGACGAACTCAACGGGATCGAGGTCGTTCGGGAGGTTGCCCACGACTGGGATCACTCCGTCCTCCACGGAACGCTGGTCTGTCTGCCCGTGATGAACGTCCCCGGGTTTCTCGCCCAGGAGCGGTACCTGCCGATCTACGACCGTGACCTGAACCGGTCGTTTCCCGGCCGCGAGGGATCGACCAGCGCCAGGCGGATGGCTCACCGGATATACACGAACTTCATCGAACCCTGTGATCTCGGGCTCGACTTTCACACGTCGACGCGCGGGCGAACGAACATGCTCCACGTCCGCGCGAACATGGAGCGGCCGAACGTGGCCCGACTCGCCAACGCGTTCAGTTCCAACGTCATCATCGCGGGCGAGGGTCCCTCGGGGACGCTCCGCCGGGAAGCGACCGAGGATGGGATTCCCACGATCACCATCGAAATGGGCGAAGCCCACAGGTTCCAGCGACGGTTGATCGATCGCGCACTCACCGGAGTCGCGAGCGTCCTCGCCGAGTACGGCTGCCACCGGGAGTCGTCGGTCCACTGGCCCGGCTGGCGGACGATCATCGACGACGACAACGAGAAGACCTGGCTCCGCGCGGACGCCGGCGGCATCGTCGACATGAAACGCGGCCGCGGCGCACTCGTCGAGGAGGGCGAGGTCATCTGTACGATCACGAACCCGTTCAAGGAAGAGGAGGACATCGTCACCGTCGAAGCACCCTTTACCGGACTCATCGTCGGCGTCCTCGAGAACCCCGTCGTCTACCCGGGGAACCCGCTTTGTCACCTCGTCGGCCTCTCACCGGACACGCTCACGGCGCTGGAGCGCGAGCGGACGACGGAGAGTTCGCGGTCCGAACTTCGGCAGAACGACTGA